From Aliarcobacter butzleri, the proteins below share one genomic window:
- a CDS encoding DUF4006 family protein, whose amino-acid sequence MAGNTQMNENERGIFKLNGISGMLVAVVLLLSILAILVVNAVLVQQREATNYYKINQDLNGLKMNSAENHTHYQLVGSEK is encoded by the coding sequence ATGGCTGGAAATACACAAATGAATGAAAATGAAAGAGGTATTTTTAAACTAAATGGAATTTCAGGTATGTTAGTAGCTGTTGTTTTATTATTATCAATCCTTGCTATTTTAGTAGTAAATGCTGTACTAGTTCAACAAAGAGAAGCTACAAATTACTATAAAATTAATCAAGACTTAAATGGTTTAAAAATGAATAGTGCAGAGAATCATACACATTACCAACTTGTTGGTAGTGAAAAATAA
- a CDS encoding c-type cytochrome: MKSMIIGGIILIIALMAGTYFVAGDAFNSDDYINSLTMLGAVAIITISVFVVLKYVNQMKNDTASGELAEEKWDGIGEYKNPIPTGWGLAFIGSILWMFWYFTVGYPINGFSQIGQWNEETNEYNAKFEQKWVNPSEETLKAMGQSVFLVQCAPCHGVDAEGIEGKAHNLTKRVSKEQVVYAIKNGANNLTTDFPAGMPPMMLTEDADINEVATYVASGFKGQQPAAYAVCATCHGEDGTGMPFVGPNIKAYDDALVIAVLKNGKKGLIGTMPSFNERLNETQERALASYLRSLGE, translated from the coding sequence ATGAAGTCTATGATTATAGGTGGAATAATTCTTATCATCGCATTAATGGCAGGAACTTACTTTGTAGCGGGTGATGCTTTTAACAGTGATGATTATATTAATAGCCTAACAATGTTAGGGGCAGTAGCAATTATTACAATTAGTGTATTTGTTGTTTTAAAATATGTTAATCAAATGAAAAATGATACTGCAAGTGGAGAGTTAGCTGAAGAGAAATGGGATGGTATTGGTGAATATAAAAATCCTATTCCAACTGGATGGGGATTGGCATTTATCGGTTCTATTTTATGGATGTTCTGGTACTTTACTGTTGGTTATCCAATAAATGGATTTTCACAAATTGGTCAATGGAATGAAGAGACTAATGAATATAATGCTAAATTTGAGCAAAAATGGGTAAATCCATCTGAAGAGACTTTAAAAGCTATGGGTCAATCAGTTTTCCTAGTTCAATGTGCTCCTTGTCACGGTGTTGATGCAGAAGGAATTGAAGGAAAAGCTCATAATTTGACAAAAAGAGTTTCTAAAGAACAAGTTGTTTATGCTATTAAAAATGGTGCAAATAATTTAACAACAGATTTCCCTGCAGGAATGCCACCAATGATGTTAACAGAAGATGCTGATATTAATGAAGTTGCTACTTATGTTGCAAGTGGATTTAAAGGTCAACAACCTGCTGCTTATGCTGTTTGTGCAACTTGTCATGGTGAAGATGGAACTGGTATGCCTTTTGTTGGTCCAAATATTAAAGCTTATGATGATGCACTAGTTATAGCTGTATTAAAAAATGGTAAAAAAGGTTTAATTGGAACTATGCCAAGCTTTAATGAAAGACTTAACGAAACTCAAGAAAGAGCATTGGCTTCATATTTAAGAAGTTTAGGAGAGTAA
- a CDS encoding CcoQ/FixQ family Cbb3-type cytochrome c oxidase assembly chaperone, which translates to MDYETLLTVQGYTKFFLILAVFIIFYSYAYSIYRRDKKGERDFEKYSKLVHDDSSVSIPLEERKRDKDIDNKEK; encoded by the coding sequence ATGGATTATGAAACACTTTTAACAGTACAAGGCTATACTAAATTCTTTTTGATTTTAGCTGTGTTCATTATATTTTACTCATATGCTTATTCTATCTATAGAAGGGATAAAAAGGGGGAAAGAGATTTTGAAAAATATTCAAAGCTTGTACATGATGATTCAAGTGTTTCAATTCCTCTTGAAGAGAGAAAAAGAGATAAAGATATAGATAATAAGGAGAAATAA
- the ccoO gene encoding cytochrome-c oxidase, cbb3-type subunit II → MFHWFEQRPFFFAVLVFLFVAFAGIIEVIPDFAKQSRPTVGTKPYSVLELAGRNVYIKDSCNACHSQLVRPFKSETDRYGMYSLSGEYAYDRPFLWGSKRTGPDLMRVGNYRTTDWHENHMWQPSAVVPGSIMPAYKHQFSNIADVETAYAEALTVKNVFNTPYDQEGMPKLGTWEEAKAAALEEAKVIAADMKNEDVKKAVANGQVPEIVALIAYLNSLK, encoded by the coding sequence ATGTTTCATTGGTTTGAACAAAGACCGTTTTTCTTTGCGGTACTAGTATTTTTATTTGTTGCATTTGCAGGGATTATAGAGGTAATTCCAGACTTTGCAAAACAAAGTAGACCAACAGTTGGTACAAAACCATATTCAGTATTAGAATTAGCTGGAAGAAATGTTTATATTAAAGATTCGTGTAACGCGTGTCACTCTCAATTAGTAAGACCATTTAAATCTGAGACAGATAGATATGGAATGTATTCTTTATCAGGGGAATATGCTTACGATAGACCATTCTTATGGGGATCAAAAAGAACAGGTCCAGATTTAATGAGAGTTGGAAATTATAGAACTACTGATTGGCATGAAAACCATATGTGGCAACCATCGGCTGTTGTTCCTGGAAGTATTATGCCAGCATATAAACATCAGTTTTCAAATATAGCAGATGTTGAAACAGCTTATGCAGAAGCTTTAACAGTAAAAAATGTATTTAATACTCCATATGATCAAGAAGGTATGCCTAAACTTGGTACTTGGGAAGAAGCAAAAGCTGCTGCTTTAGAAGAAGCGAAAGTTATTGCTGCTGATATGAAAAATGAAGATGTTAAAAAAGCTGTTGCAAACGGTCAAGTTCCTGAAATAGTTGCATTAATTGCATATTTAAATTCTTTAAAGTAA
- the ccoN gene encoding cytochrome-c oxidase, cbb3-type subunit I, whose protein sequence is MQNGAQIEYDYSVAKAFTFATILFGIIGMTIGVVLAFQLAFPELNYLAGEYGTFSRLRPLHTNGVAFGFALSGIFAGWYYISQRVLKVSLKESPFLMAIAKLHFVLYFITILLAVVTLFMGITTSKEYAELEWPLDILVVVWWVLWGISIFGIIGIRRERTLYISIWYFISTFIAVAMLYLFNNMEVPTYLATGYGSWIHSVSMYSGTNDALVQWWYGHNAVAFVFTTPIIALIYYFLPKESGQNVYSYKLSILAFWGLLFVYLWAGGHHLIYSTVPDWMQTMGSVMSVVLILPSWGSAINMLLTMKGEWQQLQTNTLIKFMVLASTFYMLSTIEGPIQSIKSVNAIAHFTDWIPGHVHDGVLGWVVFMIMAALYHMVPRMYKKELYSKSLMDTQFWLQTTGIVLYFTSMWIAGITQGMMWRAYDEYGSLVYSFIDTVNVLHPYYTIRAVGGLLYLIGFFIFTYNIYKTIKCGRVLDKEPVNATPVAA, encoded by the coding sequence ATGCAAAACGGTGCACAAATTGAGTATGACTACTCAGTTGCAAAAGCCTTTACATTTGCAACAATATTGTTTGGTATCATAGGTATGACAATCGGTGTTGTACTTGCGTTTCAATTAGCTTTCCCAGAGCTAAATTATTTAGCTGGAGAGTATGGTACATTTAGTAGATTAAGACCTTTACACACAAATGGTGTTGCTTTTGGTTTTGCTTTAAGTGGTATTTTTGCTGGATGGTATTATATATCTCAAAGGGTATTAAAAGTTTCATTAAAAGAATCACCTTTTTTAATGGCTATTGCAAAACTACACTTTGTTCTTTATTTTATTACTATTCTTTTAGCTGTTGTAACATTATTTATGGGGATTACAACATCAAAAGAGTATGCAGAATTAGAGTGGCCACTAGATATTTTAGTTGTTGTTTGGTGGGTTTTATGGGGTATTTCAATTTTTGGAATAATTGGAATTAGAAGAGAAAGAACTTTATATATTTCAATTTGGTATTTCATTTCTACATTTATTGCTGTTGCAATGTTATATTTATTTAATAATATGGAAGTTCCAACTTATTTAGCTACTGGATATGGTTCATGGATTCACTCTGTTTCTATGTATTCTGGAACTAATGATGCTTTAGTTCAATGGTGGTATGGACATAATGCTGTTGCATTCGTATTTACTACTCCAATTATTGCATTAATTTATTATTTCTTACCAAAAGAGTCTGGACAAAACGTTTATTCTTATAAATTATCTATCTTAGCATTCTGGGGATTATTATTTGTATATTTATGGGCTGGTGGACACCACCTTATTTATTCAACAGTTCCAGATTGGATGCAAACAATGGGATCAGTTATGTCAGTTGTTTTAATTTTACCATCATGGGGATCAGCAATTAATATGCTTTTAACAATGAAAGGTGAATGGCAACAATTACAAACAAATACATTAATCAAATTTATGGTTTTAGCTTCAACATTCTATATGTTATCAACAATAGAAGGACCAATTCAATCAATTAAATCAGTAAATGCAATTGCACACTTTACAGACTGGATTCCAGGGCACGTACATGATGGTGTATTAGGATGGGTTGTATTTATGATTATGGCAGCTTTATATCACATGGTACCAAGAATGTATAAAAAAGAGTTATACTCAAAATCTTTAATGGATACACAATTCTGGTTACAAACAACAGGGATTGTTTTATACTTTACTTCAATGTGGATAGCAGGTATTACACAAGGTATGATGTGGAGAGCATATGATGAGTATGGTTCATTAGTATATTCATTTATTGATACAGTAAATGTATTACATCCATATTACACAATTAGAGCAGTTGGTGGGTTATTATACCTAATTGGATTCTTTATATTTACATATAACATTTATAAAACAATTAAATGTGGTAGAGTACTTGATAAAGAGCCAGTAAATGCAACTCCAGTAGCTGCGTAA
- the smpB gene encoding SsrA-binding protein SmpB encodes MANKKDTKKNLVFKNKKAFHDFTILETLEAGIVLEGSEVKAIREGRVNLKDSFVRIIKGEVFLLNAHISHLSTTHSTYRPDERRSRKLLLHSKQIDKMYSKVTKDGITLVALKLYFNDKNMIKIEVATAQGKKLHDKREDLKAKTMKRETEQVLKSFK; translated from the coding sequence ATGGCAAATAAAAAAGATACAAAAAAGAATTTAGTTTTTAAAAATAAAAAAGCATTTCATGACTTTACTATTTTAGAAACTTTAGAAGCTGGAATTGTCTTAGAAGGTAGTGAAGTAAAAGCAATAAGAGAAGGTAGAGTTAATCTAAAAGATTCTTTTGTTCGTATAATTAAAGGTGAAGTATTTTTACTTAATGCTCATATTTCTCATTTAAGTACAACTCACTCAACTTATAGACCTGATGAAAGAAGGTCAAGAAAACTTTTACTTCATTCAAAACAAATAGATAAAATGTACTCTAAAGTTACAAAAGATGGAATAACATTAGTTGCATTAAAACTATACTTTAATGATAAAAATATGATTAAAATTGAAGTTGCAACAGCTCAAGGTAAAAAACTCCATGATAAAAGAGAAGATTTAAAAGCAAAAACTATGAAACGGGAAACTGAGCAAGTTTTAAAATCTTTTAAATAG
- a CDS encoding 4-(cytidine 5'-diphospho)-2-C-methyl-D-erythritol kinase, protein MTEKSYAKVNIFLKIANKRDNYHELVSRFVRVHSLYDKISFIKSKRKAFEIIGNFGCKLETNTIFKAYQLIKSYKGVEDFFQEYSVEVEKNIPEFAGLGGGSSNAATFLIMANKYCKLNLSKDDLCKIAVKIGADVPFFVYEYDSANVTGIGEIVEKFDEEILNIETITPNIKCNTGQIFKIFREKFYKEISKEEANKLLSMKSIDILKQFGIEDANDLYESALSLYPQLGDYEKKDWYFSGSGSSFFRINNGK, encoded by the coding sequence ATGACTGAAAAATCTTATGCAAAAGTAAATATTTTTTTAAAAATAGCAAATAAAAGAGATAATTACCATGAACTTGTATCAAGATTTGTACGAGTTCATAGCCTTTATGACAAAATCTCTTTTATTAAATCTAAAAGGAAAGCTTTTGAAATAATAGGAAATTTTGGTTGCAAATTGGAAACAAATACTATTTTTAAAGCATATCAACTTATAAAAAGCTATAAAGGTGTTGAAGATTTTTTTCAAGAATATAGCGTTGAAGTAGAAAAAAATATTCCAGAGTTTGCAGGGCTTGGTGGCGGAAGTTCCAATGCAGCTACATTTTTGATTATGGCAAATAAATATTGTAAACTAAACTTATCAAAAGATGATTTATGTAAAATTGCAGTTAAAATTGGAGCTGATGTACCATTTTTTGTATATGAATATGATAGTGCAAATGTTACAGGCATCGGAGAAATTGTTGAAAAATTTGATGAAGAAATTTTAAATATAGAAACTATCACTCCTAATATTAAATGTAATACCGGTCAAATTTTTAAAATATTTAGAGAAAAGTTTTATAAAGAGATATCAAAAGAAGAAGCCAATAAATTGCTTAGTATGAAATCTATTGATATATTAAAACAATTTGGTATAGAAGATGCAAATGATTTGTATGAAAGTGCATTGAGTTTATATCCACAATTAGGTGATTATGAAAAAAAAGATTGGTATTTTAGTGGTAGTGGAAGTTCATTTTTTAGGATAAATAATGGCAAATAA
- the truB gene encoding tRNA pseudouridine(55) synthase TruB yields MQVRFYEKEQLNKLLVVNKPIFMSSNFYLNRIKRKYKNKKAGFSGTLDPFAKGCLIVAFGQYAKLFKYLSKTPKTYKAVIWLGVKSKSLDIEEIESIDLIDKLDKSHIIKELNLLKGEIEYIPPKFSAKKIDGKRAYELARNGVEVELNKTKMTIFDTKFVLYNHPFITFEVTVSEGTYVRSFAQILLEKLNSFGTLSYLERLNEGEFFYENEKELNPLDFIKLPVNKYLGTTEWLEKGKKIGIEYVEKKDNGKYLILTEKFFSIIEIVDNDVKYLINKVPKYGI; encoded by the coding sequence TTGCAAGTAAGATTTTATGAAAAAGAACAATTAAATAAATTGTTAGTAGTGAATAAACCTATATTTATGAGTTCAAATTTTTATTTGAACAGAATAAAAAGAAAATATAAAAATAAAAAAGCTGGATTTAGTGGAACACTTGACCCTTTTGCCAAAGGTTGTTTGATTGTTGCTTTTGGACAATATGCAAAGCTTTTTAAATATTTATCAAAAACTCCAAAAACATATAAAGCAGTAATTTGGCTTGGAGTAAAATCAAAATCTTTAGATATAGAAGAGATTGAAAGTATAGATTTAATAGACAAATTAGATAAAAGCCATATTATAAAAGAGTTAAATCTCCTAAAAGGAGAAATAGAATATATTCCTCCAAAATTTAGTGCAAAAAAAATTGATGGAAAAAGAGCTTATGAATTAGCAAGAAATGGAGTTGAAGTTGAATTAAATAAAACAAAGATGACTATTTTTGATACAAAATTTGTTTTATATAATCATCCATTTATAACTTTTGAAGTAACTGTTAGTGAAGGAACTTACGTTAGATCTTTTGCACAAATACTTTTAGAAAAATTAAATAGTTTTGGAACTTTATCTTATCTTGAACGATTAAATGAAGGTGAATTTTTTTATGAAAATGAAAAAGAGTTAAATCCATTAGATTTTATAAAATTACCTGTAAATAAATATTTGGGTACAACTGAATGGTTAGAAAAAGGTAAAAAGATAGGAATTGAGTATGTTGAAAAGAAAGATAATGGAAAATATCTTATACTAACTGAAAAGTTTTTTTCTATTATTGAAATAGTAGATAATGATGTAAAATATTTAATAAATAAAGTACCAAAATATGGAATATAA
- a CDS encoding ATP-dependent helicase yields the protein MFENLLISLNDSQKIAAQHVDGPLLILAGAGSGKTKTITTRLAFLISIGIDPSSILTLTFTNKAATEMRERAFSLLDSSKIFTPPLLCTFHKFGLLFLKFHMSELERKNNFIIIDTDDKKRILKSINKEIPSALLASEVSKYKNSLMSPSEVKATAQLKLYQEIAQIYEDYENYLEKNNLVDFDDLLLLPYKILKNNENLAKQISQKYQYIMVDEYQDTNELQYRLLRLLCSSHNNLCVVGDDDQSIYGWRGATIKNILNFSDHFENSLVIKLEDNYRSTDTILNHANQLIEHNRDRLGKKLIGTRTKGDSIRIYESNDENDETRKIVEDIKKLIDSGENPKNIAILFRVNALSRSLEEGFNKAGLHYKLVGGMKFYERSEIKDLIAYFRILTNLNDNFSIKRIINKPKRGIGKTTIEKLEEKSIETGKSIFDLIQELDAEGISLIVGKKNARTLKVFEASILDLRESLTQSKMRFLDNFEETFDYRASYDNLPDGFERQANIDEFYGYIRDYFIQNPHLDLKDFLNEIALESENDDYSGEAVSMMSVHASKGLEFKNLFIIGLEEGFFPITGDGSDLEEERRLGYVAITRAKDNLTLSFVHSRFYKGKRTVLSKSRFLSESGLIKGSLTIQKQADFKKGDIVSHKIFGMGRVEKVTSAGKDYKLTINFGGTKRDILSSFVEKA from the coding sequence ATGTTTGAAAATCTGTTAATATCATTGAATGATTCACAAAAAATTGCTGCTCAACATGTTGATGGTCCGCTACTTATTCTTGCAGGAGCAGGAAGTGGGAAGACAAAAACTATCACAACAAGACTTGCTTTTTTAATATCTATTGGTATAGATCCAAGTTCAATTTTAACTTTAACTTTTACAAATAAAGCAGCAACTGAGATGAGAGAAAGAGCTTTTTCTTTGCTTGATTCATCTAAGATATTTACTCCACCTTTACTTTGTACTTTTCATAAATTTGGTTTACTATTCCTAAAATTTCATATGAGTGAATTAGAGAGGAAAAACAATTTTATTATAATTGATACAGATGATAAAAAAAGAATTTTAAAATCAATCAACAAAGAGATACCTTCTGCTCTTTTAGCTTCGGAAGTTTCAAAATATAAAAACTCATTAATGTCTCCAAGTGAAGTTAAGGCTACTGCTCAGTTAAAACTTTATCAAGAAATAGCACAAATCTATGAAGATTATGAAAACTATTTAGAAAAAAACAATCTAGTTGATTTTGATGATTTACTTCTTCTTCCTTACAAAATATTGAAAAACAATGAGAATTTAGCAAAACAAATTAGTCAAAAATATCAGTATATTATGGTAGATGAATATCAAGATACAAATGAGTTGCAATATAGACTTTTAAGACTTTTATGCTCAAGCCATAACAATCTTTGTGTAGTTGGTGATGATGACCAATCTATTTATGGATGGCGTGGTGCGACTATAAAAAACATATTGAACTTTTCTGATCATTTTGAAAATAGTTTAGTTATAAAACTAGAAGATAATTATCGTTCAACAGATACTATTTTAAATCATGCAAATCAATTAATAGAGCATAATAGAGATAGATTAGGAAAAAAATTAATAGGAACTAGAACAAAAGGTGATTCTATAAGAATTTATGAATCAAATGATGAAAATGACGAAACAAGAAAAATTGTAGAAGACATAAAAAAACTTATAGATAGTGGAGAAAATCCTAAAAATATAGCAATTTTATTTAGAGTAAATGCACTCTCACGTTCTTTAGAAGAAGGATTTAATAAAGCTGGATTACACTATAAACTTGTTGGTGGAATGAAGTTTTACGAAAGAAGTGAAATTAAAGATTTAATTGCATACTTTAGAATCTTAACAAATTTAAATGATAATTTTTCTATAAAAAGAATCATAAATAAACCAAAAAGAGGTATTGGAAAAACTACAATTGAAAAACTTGAAGAAAAATCTATTGAAACTGGTAAATCTATTTTTGATTTGATTCAAGAACTTGATGCTGAAGGTATTAGTTTAATTGTTGGTAAAAAAAATGCAAGAACACTAAAAGTATTTGAAGCCTCTATTTTAGATTTAAGAGAATCTTTAACTCAATCAAAAATGAGATTTTTAGATAACTTTGAGGAGACTTTTGATTATAGAGCATCTTATGATAATCTTCCTGATGGTTTTGAAAGACAAGCTAATATTGATGAGTTCTATGGATATATAAGAGATTATTTTATTCAAAATCCTCATTTAGATTTAAAAGATTTTTTAAATGAAATCGCACTTGAAAGTGAAAATGATGATTATAGTGGTGAAGCTGTCTCAATGATGAGTGTACACGCATCAAAAGGTCTAGAGTTTAAAAATCTATTTATTATTGGTTTAGAAGAAGGTTTTTTCCCAATTACTGGTGATGGAAGTGATTTAGAAGAAGAAAGAAGATTAGGTTATGTTGCAATTACAAGAGCTAAAGATAATCTTACTTTATCTTTTGTTCATTCAAGATTTTATAAAGGAAAAAGAACAGTTCTTTCAAAAAGTAGATTCTTAAGTGAATCTGGACTTATAAAAGGAAGTTTAACTATTCAAAAACAAGCAGATTTTAAAAAAGGTGATATTGTTTCTCACAAAATTTTTGGAATGGGAAGAGTAGAAAAAGTAACGAGTGCGGGTAAAGATTACAAATTGACTATTAATTTTGGTGGAACAAAAAGAGATATATTATCTTCATTTGTGGAAAAAGCATAA
- a CDS encoding LysR family transcriptional regulator, whose product MLTDFAKLETFLTVVREKSFSKASAKLGISQPAVTQQMKFIEDYLDVQIVDRKKNGIKLTKEGQILHGIALKIEKCVANAEKELLKIMNKNVTFVFGASFIIGNYILPRFLNNLKENIHNDVSINVSVSHEAIQDLLDKKIDIALVENYIPNEEIIYREWMEDEIVIFSNQKLPLKAKAEDLLSYKWVCRNPESNTRLLFKENLEKANYPDCDTFNVTSEVTSATTIVQTVLHSDKNLTPTVSIVSRNAIESLLKAGALYESRIGNQKMLRKLYIAYRKDKKHDAFIENVVDYLLKMK is encoded by the coding sequence ATGCTCACTGATTTTGCAAAATTAGAGACTTTTTTAACTGTTGTTAGAGAAAAATCTTTTTCAAAAGCTTCTGCTAAACTTGGGATTTCTCAACCAGCAGTAACTCAACAAATGAAATTTATTGAAGATTATTTAGACGTTCAAATTGTTGATAGGAAAAAAAATGGTATAAAACTGACTAAAGAGGGTCAAATACTTCACGGAATTGCTCTTAAAATTGAAAAATGTGTTGCCAATGCAGAGAAAGAACTATTAAAAATAATGAATAAAAATGTGACATTTGTATTTGGTGCATCTTTTATAATTGGAAATTATATTCTTCCTAGATTTTTAAATAATTTAAAAGAAAATATTCATAATGATGTATCTATAAATGTATCAGTTTCTCATGAAGCTATTCAAGATTTGCTTGATAAAAAAATAGATATAGCTTTAGTTGAAAACTATATTCCAAATGAAGAAATCATCTATAGAGAATGGATGGAAGATGAAATAGTAATATTCTCTAATCAAAAACTTCCACTAAAAGCTAAAGCTGAAGATTTATTATCTTACAAATGGGTTTGTAGAAATCCTGAATCAAATACAAGATTATTGTTTAAAGAAAATCTTGAAAAAGCAAACTATCCTGACTGTGATACGTTTAATGTAACTAGTGAAGTTACATCAGCAACAACAATAGTTCAGACTGTTTTACACTCAGATAAAAATCTAACTCCAACTGTTTCTATTGTTTCAAGAAATGCAATTGAATCACTATTAAAAGCTGGTGCTTTATATGAATCAAGAATTGGTAATCAAAAAATGTTAAGAAAACTTTATATTGCATATAGAAAAGATAAAAAACATGATGCATTTATTGAAAATGTAGTTGACTACCTTTTAAAAATGAAATAG
- a CDS encoding TIGR01212 family radical SAM protein (This family includes YhcC from E. coli K-12, an uncharacterized radical SAM protein.) yields the protein MSELKNVLTIGRYLKNKFGEKVYKIPISISGFTCPNIDGTVARGGCSFCENDSFSPNLQEKRTKFKLNPRISENPYLENQLKQLEMQFFATKKRLENKFGVKKFIVYFQSFTNTYAPFNTLKALYEKALSFDNVIGLSIGTRTDCMTDEILDFLVEKSKDKEIWIEYGIQSFFDETLVKINRGDTVSNMKYWIKRTKDRGLKVCGHLIYGLPNETQEMMLETFKQTLELEVDSIKFHPLYVVKNTLLTNDFRKGRFTPISEELYIDTVVKSIINLPNNVSVQRVTAGIDDSTLLSPQWCKDKHQQMKNIRLALGKEGWNY from the coding sequence ATGAGTGAATTAAAAAATGTATTAACTATCGGAAGATACTTAAAAAATAAATTTGGTGAAAAAGTTTACAAAATTCCTATTTCAATATCTGGATTTACTTGTCCAAATATTGATGGAACAGTAGCTCGTGGTGGTTGTTCTTTTTGTGAAAATGATTCTTTTAGTCCAAATTTACAAGAAAAAAGAACAAAGTTCAAACTTAATCCTAGAATCAGTGAAAATCCATATTTAGAAAATCAATTAAAACAGCTAGAAATGCAGTTTTTTGCTACAAAAAAAAGACTTGAGAATAAATTTGGTGTAAAAAAATTTATAGTTTATTTCCAATCTTTTACAAATACTTATGCTCCATTTAATACTTTAAAAGCTTTATATGAAAAAGCTTTAAGTTTTGATAATGTTATTGGTTTGAGTATTGGAACAAGAACAGATTGTATGACTGATGAAATTTTAGATTTTTTAGTTGAAAAATCTAAAGATAAAGAGATTTGGATTGAGTATGGAATCCAGTCATTTTTTGATGAAACACTTGTAAAAATAAATCGTGGTGATACGGTATCTAATATGAAGTACTGGATAAAAAGAACAAAAGATAGAGGATTGAAAGTTTGTGGACATTTAATCTATGGTTTGCCAAATGAAACACAAGAGATGATGCTTGAAACTTTTAAACAAACTTTAGAGTTAGAAGTTGATTCGATAAAATTCCATCCTTTATATGTAGTGAAAAATACACTTTTAACAAATGATTTTAGAAAAGGAAGATTCACTCCAATTTCTGAAGAACTATACATTGATACAGTTGTAAAATCTATTATAAATTTACCAAATAATGTATCAGTTCAAAGAGTAACTGCTGGAATAGATGATAGTACTTTATTGTCACCACAATGGTGTAAGGATAAACATCAACAAATGAAAAATATTAGATTAGCTTTAGGAAAAGAGGGATGGAACTATTAA